One Myotis daubentonii chromosome 3, mMyoDau2.1, whole genome shotgun sequence genomic window carries:
- the RPS6KA1 gene encoding ribosomal protein S6 kinase alpha-1 isoform X5, with protein MEQDPKPPRLRLWALLPWMPRKQRPRISQTSLPAPGPGSGPRRDSDEGVLKEISITHHVKAGSEKADPSHFELLKVLGQGSFGKVFLVRKITRPDSGHLYAMKVLKKATLKVRDRVRTKMERDILADVNHPFVVKLHYAFQTEGKLYLILDFLRGGDLFTRLSKEVMFTEEDVKFYLAELALGLDHLHSLGIIYRDLKPENILLDEEGHIKLTDFGLSKEAIDHEKKAYSFCGTVEYMAPEVVNRQGHTHSADWWSYGVLMFEMLTGSLPFQGKDRKETMTLILKAKLGMPQFLSTEAQSLLRALFKRNPANRLGSGPDGAEEIKRHVFYSTIDWNKLYRREIKPPFKPAVAQPDDTFYFDTEFTSRTPKDSPGIPPSAGAHQLFRGFSFVATGLMEDDGKTWATQAPLHSVVQQLHGKNLVFSDGYMVKETIGVGSYSVCKRCVHKATNMEYAVKVIDKSKRDPSEEIEILLRYGQHPNIITLKDVVHRDLKPSNILYVDESGNPECLRICDFGFAKQLRAENGLLMTPCYTANFVAPEVLKRQGYDEGCDIWSLGILLYTMLAGYTPFANGPSDTPEEILTRIGSGKFTLSGGNWDTVSETAKDLVSKMLHVDPHQRLTAKQVLQHPWITQKDKLPQSQLSHQDLQLVKGAMAATYSALNSSKPTPQLKPIESSILAQRRVRKLPSTTL; from the exons ATGGAGCAGGATCCCAAGCCGCCCCGTCTGCGGCTCTGGGCCCTGCTCCCCTGGATGCCCAGGAAGCAGCGGCCCAGGATCAGCCAgacctctctgcctgcccctggccctggctctggccccaggcGGGACTCG GATGAGGGCGTCCTCAAGGAGATCTCCATCACGCACCACGTCAAGGCTGGCTCTGAGAAGGCTGACCCGTCCCATTTCGAGCTGCTCAAGGTTCTGGGCCAGGGATCCTTTGGCAAA GTCTTCCTGGTGCGGAAGATCACCCGGCCTGACAGTGGACACCTGTATGCCATGAAGGTACTAAAGAAGGCAACACTGAAAG TGCGTGACCGCGTTCGGACCAAGATGGAGAGAGACATCCTGGCCGATGTGAACCACCCATTTGTGGTGAAGCTGCACTATG ccttccagaCCGAGGGCAAGCTCTATCTTATTCTGGACTTTCTGCGTGGTGGGGACCTCTTCACACGGCTCTCCAAAGAG GTCATGTTCACGGAGGAGGATGTGAAGTTTTATCTGGCTGAGCTGGCTTTGGGCCTGGACCACCTGCATAGCCTGGGCATCATTTACAGAGACCTCAAGCCTGAGAA CATCCTTCTGGATGAGGAGGGCCACATCAAACTCACCG ACTTTGGCCTGAGCAAGGAAGCCATTGACCATGAGAAGAAGGCCTATTCCTTCTGTGGGACAGTGGAGTACATGGCCCCCGAGGTCGTCAACCGCCAGGGTCACACCCACAGTGCAGATTGGTGGTCCTATGGGGTGCTGATG TTTGAGATGCTGACGGGCTCCCTGCCCTTCCAGGGGAAGGACCGGAAGGAGACCATGACACTGATTCTGAA GGCGAAGCTAGGCATGCCCCAGTTTCTGAGCACGGAAGCCCAGAGCCTCCTGCGGGCGCTGTTCAAGCGGAATCCTGCCAACCGGCTCG GCTCCGGCCCTGATGGGGCAGAGGAAATCAAGCGACATGTCTTCTACTCCACCATTGACTGGAAT AAGCTGTACCGTCGTGAGATCAAGCCACCCTTCAAGCCGGCCGTGGCCCAACCTGATGACACCTTTTACTTTGACACTGAGTTCACATCCCGCACACCCAAGG ACTCCCCTGGCATCCCCCCCAGTGCTGGCGCCCATCAGCTGTTCCGTGGCTTCAGCTTCGTGGCCACCGGCCTGATGGAGGATGACGGCAAGACTTGGGCCACACAGGCACCACTGCACTCCGTGGTACAG CAGCTGCATGGGAAGAACCTGGTTTTCAGCGACGGCTACATGGTAAAGGAGACGATTGGTGTGGGCTCCTACTCCGTGTGCAAGCGCTGTGTCCACAAGGCCACCAACATGGAGTATGCTGTCAAG GTCATCGACAAGAGCAAGCGGGATCCCTCGGAAGAGATTGAGATTCTTCTGCGGTATGGGCAGCACCCCAATATCATCACTCTAAAAGAT gtTGTGCATAGGGACCTCAAGCCCAGCAACATCCTCTACGTAGACGAGTCTGGGAACCCCGAGTGCCTGCGCATCTGTGACTTTGGCTTCGCCAAGCAGCTGCGGGCTGAGAATGGGCTCCTCATGACACCCTGCTACACTGCCAACTTCGTGGCGCCTGAG GTGCTGAAGCGCCAGGGCTACGATGAAGGCTGTGACATCTGGAGCCTGGGCATTCTGCTGTACACCATGCTGGCGGG ATACACTCCATTCGCCAATGGACCCAGTGACACACCCGAGGAAATCCTGACCCGGATCGGCAGTGGGAAGTTCACCCTCAGTGGGGGAAACTGGGACACAGTATCAGAGACAGCCAAG GACTTGGTGTCTAAAATGCTACACGTGGACCCCCACCAGCGCCTCACAGCTAAGCAGGTCCTGCAGCACCCATGGATCACCCAGAAGGACAAGCTTCCTCAGAGCCAGCTATCCCATCAGGACTTACAACTTGTGAAG GGAGCCATGGCAGCTACTTACTCTGCACTCAACAGCTCCAAGCCCACCCCTCAGTTGAAGCCCATCGAGTCATCTATCCTGGCGCAGCGGCGGGTGAGGAAGCTGCCGTCCACCACCCTGTGA